In a genomic window of Ipomoea triloba cultivar NCNSP0323 chromosome 3, ASM357664v1:
- the LOC116012585 gene encoding 7-deoxyloganetin glucosyltransferase-like: protein MEAQRPHAVCIPVPAQGHIGAMLKLAKLLHHKGFHITYVLTQLNYTHIMQARNFRPLNQTPTFRFETIPDGIPERETRNSAIDLAELVCSVSKNCSAPFKALIQKLNVASSEEDVPPVSCIVSDACMSSTTIGAAQELGIPAIMFWPFSGVGSMLHLQSPHLRDKVSINKDDYIIDWIPGVKSIRLGDIPTSAWSPDPNDPIVDYTISQVSGSYKASAVLFHTFDELEPEVCNALCSMFNRAYTIGPIPLLLKGFPESEINKIECNMWKEDQDCFQWLDSKNPKSVVYVNFGSMAVTSPDKLVELAIGLCKSQQNFLWIIRPELISGDDWSAVLPPEFMDAIKGGGKGYVASWCDQEQVLNHPSIGGFISHCGWNSIVESMSAGVAMICWSCFAEQQLNRLCCCSQWGFGLEIELDVNRENVESVVRELMEGEKGREAKQKAMFWKKRGEAATAIGGSSYLNLDKMIGQILMSGG, encoded by the exons ATGGAAGCCCAAAGACCACATGCTGTCTGCATTCCTGTCCCAGCTCAAGGCCACATAGGCGCCATGCTCAAGCTAGCTAAGCTTCTTCATCACAAAGGCTTTCACATTACCTATGTTCTCACTCAACTCAACTACACCCACATTATGCAAGCCAGAAACTTCCGCCCTCTCAATCAAACGCCCACCTTCCGCTTCGAAACCATCCCCGACGGCATTCCCGAGAGGGAAACCCGCAATAGCGCAATAGATTTGGCCGAGTTGGTCTGTTCGGTTTCCAAGAATTGCTCTGCTCCGTTCAAGGCGCTGATTCAAAAGCTGAACGTAGCGTCGTCGGAGGAGGATGTTCCTCCGGTTTCTTGTATAGTTTCCGATGCATGTATGTCGTCGACAACTATTGGAGCTGCCCAGGAGCTTGGGATTCCGGCAATAATGTTTTGGCCTTTTAGTGGCGTGGGGAGTATGCTTCACCTACAGTCTCCTCACCTCCGCGACAAGGTATCAATAAACAAAG ATGACTATATTATTGATTGGATCCCGGGAGTTAAAAGTATTCGTTTAGGGGATATCCCAACCTCAGCTTGGTCGCCCGATCCAAATGACCCCATAGTTGACTACACAATTTCTCAAGTTTCAGGAAGCTACAAAGCTTCTGCTGTCTTATTTCACACATTTGATGAGCTAGAACCCGAGGTGTGCAACGCATTGTGTTCTATGTTCAATCGAGCCTACACTATCGGACCCATTCCACTGCTTCTCAAGGGATTTCCAGAAAGTGAAATCAACAAAATTGAATGTAATATGTGGAAAGAAGATCAAGATTGTTTTCAGTGGCTCGATTCTAAAAATCCAAAATCTGTAGTTTATGTAAACTTTGGTAGCATGGCAGTTACCAGCCCTGATAAGCTGGTAGAGTTGGCAATTGGGCTGTGCAAAAGCCAACAAAACTTCTTGTGGATCATCCGCCCCGAACTCATTTCTGGCGACGATTGGTCTGCAGTTCTCCCTCCCGAGTTTATGGATGCGATCAAGGGCGGCGGCAAAGGCTATGTGGCCAGTTGGTGCGATCAAGAACAAGTGTTGAATCACCCTTCCATCGGAGGGTTCATAAGCCATTGTGGATGGAATTCAATTGTAGAAAGTATGAGTGCCGGAGTGGCAATGATTTGTTGGTCATGTTTCGCCGAACAACAACTAAATCGTTTGTGTTGTTGCTCTCAATGGGGGTTTGGTCTAGAGATAGAGCTTGATGTTAATAGAGAGAATGTTGAAAGTGTGGTTAGAGAGCTAATGGAAGGAGAAAAGGGTAGAGAGGCAAAGCAGAAAGCAATGTTTTGGAAGAAGAGAGGTGAGGCAGCCACGGCTATTGGAGGCTCATCATATTTGAATTTGGATAAGATGATTGGGCAAATATTGATGAGTGGTGGCTGA
- the LOC116011853 gene encoding 7-deoxyloganetin glucosyltransferase-like isoform X1, translated as MEAQRPHAVCIPSPAQGHICAMLKLAKLLHHKGFHITYVLTQLNYTHIMQARDFRPLNQTPTFRFETIPDGIPERETRNSAIDLTEMVFSVSKNCPAPFKALIQKLNAASSEDVPPVSCIVSDACMSSTTIGAAQELGIPAIMYWPFSGVGSMLHLHSPHLRDKVSINKDIFFADDYIIDWIPGVKSIRVGDIPTSAWSPDPKDPVVDYIISQVSGSYNASAVIFHTFDELEPEVCKALCSMFNRAYTIGPIPMLLKGFPENEINKIECNMWKEDQDCFQWLNSKTPKSVVYVNFGSMAVTSPDKLVELAIGLCKSQQNFLWIIRPELIYGDWSTILPPEFTDVIKGGRGYVAGWCDQEQVLNHPSIGGFLSHCGWNSIVESMTAGVAMICWSCFAEQQLNRLCCCSEWGFGLEIDLDVNRENVESVVRELMEGEKGREAKQKAMFWKKRGEAATAIGGSSFLNLDKLIGQILLSDG; from the exons ATGGAAGCTCAAAGACCACATGCCGTCTGCATTCCTAGCCCAGCTCAAGGCCACATATGCGCCATGCTCAAGCTAGCTAAGCTTCTTCATCACAAAGGCTTTCACATTACCTATGTTCTCACTCAACTCAACTACACCCACATTATGCAAGCCAGAGACTTTCGCCCTCTCAATCAAACGCCCACCTTCCGCTTCGAAACCATCCCCGACGGCATTCCCGAAAGGGAAACCCGCAATAGCGCAATAGATCTCACCGAGATGGTCTTTTCGGTTTCTAAGAATTGCCCTGCTCCGTTCAAGGCGCTGATTCAAAAGCTGAACGCAGCGTCGTCGGAGGACGTTCCTCCGGTTTCTTGTATAGTTTCCGATGCTTGTATGTCGTCGACCACTATCGGAGCTGCCCAGGAGCTTGGGATTCCGGCAATAATGTATTGGCCTTTTAGTGGCGTCGGGAGTATGCTCCACCTACACTCTCCTCACCTCCGCGACAAGGTGTCAATAAACAAAG ATATCTTTTTTGCAGATGACTATATTATTGATTGGATTCCGGGAGTTAAAAGTATTCGTGTAGGGGATATCCCAACCTCGGCTTGGTCGCCCGATCCAAAAGACCCCGTAGTTGACTACATAATTTCTCAAGTTTCAGGAAGCTACAATGCTTCTGCCGTCATCTTTCACACATTTGATGAGCTAGAACCCGAGGTGTGCAAAGCATTGTGTTCTATGTTCAATCGAGCCTACACTATCGGACCCATTCCAATGCTTCTCAAGGGGtttccagaaaatgaaattaacaaaattgaaTGTAATATGTGGAAAGAAGATCAAGATTGTTTTCAATGGCTCAATTCTAAAACTCCAAAATCCGTAGTTTATGTAAACTTTGGTAGCATGGCGGTTACCAGCCCTGATAAGCTGGTAGAGTTGGCAATTGGCCTATGCAAAAGCCAGCAAAACTTCTTGTGGATCATCCGCCCTGAACTCATTTACGGCGACTGGTCTACAATTCTCCCACCCGAGTTCACGGATGTAATCAAGGGCGGCAGAGGCTATGTGGCCGGTTGGTGCGATCAAGAACAAGTGTTGAACCACCCTTCCATCGGAGGGTTCTTAAGTCATTGTGGATGGAATTCGATTGTAGAAAGTATGACTGCTGGAGTGGCAATGATTTGTTGGTCATGTTTTGCCGAACAACAACTAAATCGATTGTGTTGTTGCTCTGAATGGGGGTTTGGTCTAGAGATAGACCTTGATGTTAATAGAGAGAACGTTGAAAGTGTGGTGAGAGAGTTAATGGAAGGAGAAAAGGGTAGAGAGGCGAAGCAGAAGGCAATGTTTTGGAAGAAGAGAGGTGAGGCAGCCACGGCTATTGGAGGCTCATCATTTCTGAATTTGGATAAGTTGATTGGGCAAATATTGTTGAGTGATGGCTGA
- the LOC116012552 gene encoding 7-deoxyloganetin glucosyltransferase-like isoform X2, whose amino-acid sequence MFNRAYTIGPIPLLLKGFPESEINKIECHMWKEDQDCFKWLNSKTPKSVVYVNFGSLAVTSPDKLVELAIGLCKSQQNFLWIIRPELISGGDWSAVLPPEFMDAIKGGGKGYVASWCDQEQVLNHPSVGGFLTHCGWNSIVESLSAGVAMICWSCFAEQRLNRLCCCSQWGFGLEIELDVNRENVESVVRELMEGEKGREVKQKAMFWKERGDKAIGVGGSSFSNLDKLIGEVLLNGCPQFET is encoded by the coding sequence ATGTTCAATCGAGCCTACACTATCGGACCCATTCCACTACTTCTCAAGGGGTTCCCAGAAAGTGAAATCAACAAAATTGAATGTCATATGTGGAAAGAAGATCAAGATTGTTTTAAATGGCTCAATTCTAAAACTCCAAAATCCGTAGTTTATGTAAACTTTGGTAGCTTGGCAGTTACCAGCCCTGATAAGCTGGTAGAGTTGGCAATTGGCCTATGCAAAAGCCAGCAAAACTTCTTGTGGATCATCCGCCCCGAACTCATTTCTGGCGGCGATTGGTCTGCAGTTCTCCCTCCCGAGTTTATGGATGCGATCAAGGGCGGCGGCAAAGGCTATGTGGCCAGTTGGTGCGATCAAGAACAAGTGTTGAACCACCCTTCTGTCGGAGGGTTCTTAACGCATTGTGGATGGAACTCGATTGTAGAAAGTCTGAGCGCAGGAGTGGCAATGATTTGTTGGTCATGTTTTGCCGAACAAAGACTAAACCGATTGTGTTGTTGCTCTCAATGGGGGTTTGGTCTAGAGATAGAGCTTGATGTTAATAGAGAGAACGTTGAAAGTGTGGTGAGAGAGCTAATGGAAGGAGAAAAGGGTAGAGAGGTGAAGCAGAAGGCAATGTTTTGGAAGGAGAGAGGTGATAAGGCCATTGGTGTTGGAGGCTCATCATTTTCCAATTTGGATAAGTTGATTGGGGAAGTATTGTTGAATGGTTGCCCACAGTTTGAAACCTAA
- the LOC116014020 gene encoding EPIDERMAL PATTERNING FACTOR-like protein 1 isoform X1, with product MAAISSSLSPLLFFFIALFIPLFLHLLPPSYCLDTHYPLHSTQDLVVEEKTRLGSTPPSCHSKCNQCHPCMAVQVPTLPSHSGGGGARAKPLDYFDLPGSNRGAIFLQRRELIVAAKEIQRGSTVE from the exons ATGGCGGCTATATCTTCATCACTTTCTCCTTTACTCTTCTTTTTCATAGCCCTATTTATTCCtctttttcttcatcttcttccccctTCCTACTGCCTAGACACCCACTATCCCCTACACTCAACTCAG gatttggtggttgaagagaaAACAAGATTGGGTTCAACGCCGCCGAGTTGTCACAGCAAGTGTAACCAGTGCCACCCCTGCATGGCGGTGCAGGTCCCCACCCTGCCCAGCCACTCCGGCGGCGGTGGAGCCCGAGCCAAGCCCCTTGACTACTTTGACCTGCCCGGCTCCAACAG GGGGGCAATCTTCCTCCAACGGAGAGAATTAATCGTAGCAGCTAAGGAGATACAGAGGGGTTCGACAGTGGAGTGA
- the LOC116012304 gene encoding 7-deoxyloganetin glucosyltransferase-like: MEGQTPHAVCIPSPAQGHICAMLKLSKLLHHKGFHITYVLTQLNHTHIMQARDFLPLNQTPTFRFETIADGIPARENRHSAIDFTELCFSTAKNCYAPFKELVNRLNEAPDVPPVSCIVSDACMSFTVRAAEELGIPIALFWPVSGVVTMLHLHSPHLRDKVSRNKGVKKSGVELEEVAHQNLEPVRCTGLVETDYIIDWIPGIKSIALGDIPSTAWSPDPKDPLIDYIISEISRSYKASAIIFHTFDELEPEVCNALCSMFNRAYTIGPIPLLLKGFPESEINKIECHMWREDPNCIQWLDSKPPKSVVYVNFGSMAITSPEKMIELAMGLCKSMQNFLWIIRSELLSSDWFATLPPEFMTALKTRGYVAGWCDQERVLNHPSIGGFLTHCGWNSIIESMSAGVAMICWSCFADQPLNRLCCCSQWGLGVEIDTDVNRENVGRVVRELMEGDKGREVKKKATFWKERAEVATSVGGSSFSNLDKLIREVLLCDGQYYPKPV; this comes from the coding sequence ATGGAAGGCCAAACACCACACGCAGTCTGCATTCCTAGCCCAGCTCAAGGCCACATATGCGCCATGCTCAAACTATCTAAGCTTCTTCATCACAAAGGCTTTCACATTACCTATGTTCTCACTCAACTCAACCACACCCACATCATGCAAGCCAGAGACTTCCTCCCTCTCAATCAAACCCCCACATTCCGCTTCGAAACCATCGCCGACGGAATTCCGGCACGGGAAAACCGCCACAGCGCCATAGATTTCACCGAGCTCTGCTTTTCCACGGCCAAGAATTGCTATGCTCCGTTCAAGGAGCTCGTTAATAGGCTTAACGAAGCACCGGATGTCCCTCCAGTTTCTTGTATAGTTTCCGACGCTTGTATGTCTTTCACTGTTAGAGCCGCCGAGGAGCTTGGTATTCCGATAGCATTGTTTTGGCCCGTTAGTGGTGTCGTTACTATGTTGCACCTTCATTCTCCTCACCTCCGTGACAAGGTTTCAAGAAACAAAGGTGTGAAAAAGTCTGGGGTCGAGTTGGAGGAAGTGGCCCACCAGAATCTCGAACCAGTCCGATGCACAGGCCTAGTCGAGACTGACTATATTATTGATTGGATCCCGGGGATCAAAAGTATTGCCTTGGGTGATATCCCAAGTACAGCATGGTCCCCGGATCCAAAAGACCCTTTAATTGACTACataatttctgaaatttcaAGAAGCTACAAAGCTTCCGCCATCATCTTTCACACATTTGATGAGCTAGAACCCGAGGTGTGCAACGCATTGTGTTCCATGTTCAATCGAGCCTACACTATCGGACCCATTCCATTGCTTCTCAAGGGGTTTCCCGAAAGTGAAATCAACAAAATTGAATGTCACATGTGGAGAGAAGATCCCAATTGTATACAATGGCTGGATTCTAAACCTCCAAAATCAGTAGTTTATGTCAATTTTGGTAGCATGGCAATTACCAGCCCTGAAAAAATGATAGAACTCGCAATGGGACTGTGTAAAAGTATGCAAAATTTCTTGTGGATCATCCGCTCTGAACTCCTATCCAGCGATTGGTTTGCAACTCTCCCACCCGAATTTATGACTGCCCTCAAGACCCGAGGGTATGTAGCCGGTTGGTGCGATCAAGAACGGGTGCTGAATCACCCGTCCATCGGAGGGTTCTTAACTCACTGCGGATGGAATTCGATTATAGAAAGTATGAGTGCAGGGGTGGCAATGATTTGTTGGTCCTGTTTCGCCGATCAGCCGCTAAATCGGTTGTGTTGTTGCTCTCAGTGGGGACTTGGAGTAGAGATAGATACTGATGTTAACAGAGAGAACGTTGGGCGTGTGGTGAGAGAGCTAATGGAAGGAGATAAGGGTAGAGAGGTGAAGAAGAAGGCAACGTTTTGGAAAGAGAGAGCTGAAGTGGCCACTAGTGTTGGAGGCTCATCGTTTTCCAATTTGGATAAGTTGATAAGGGAAGTATTATTGTGTGATGGGCAATACTATCCTAAGCCTGTTTAA
- the LOC116014020 gene encoding EPIDERMAL PATTERNING FACTOR-like protein 1 isoform X2 — MAAISSSLSPLLFFFIALFIPLFLHLLPPSYCLDTHYPLHSTQDLVVEEKTRLGSTPPSCHSKCNQCHPCMAVQVPTLPSHSGGGGARAKPLDYFDLPGSNREENFES, encoded by the exons ATGGCGGCTATATCTTCATCACTTTCTCCTTTACTCTTCTTTTTCATAGCCCTATTTATTCCtctttttcttcatcttcttccccctTCCTACTGCCTAGACACCCACTATCCCCTACACTCAACTCAG gatttggtggttgaagagaaAACAAGATTGGGTTCAACGCCGCCGAGTTGTCACAGCAAGTGTAACCAGTGCCACCCCTGCATGGCGGTGCAGGTCCCCACCCTGCCCAGCCACTCCGGCGGCGGTGGAGCCCGAGCCAAGCCCCTTGACTACTTTGACCTGCCCGGCTCCAACAG GGAAGAGAATTTTGAAAGCTAA
- the LOC116012552 gene encoding UDP-glycosyltransferase 85A4-like isoform X3, translating into MEAQRPHAVCIPGAVQGHICAMLKLAKLLHHRGFHITYVLTQSNYSHIMEARDFRPLNQSPTFRFEIIPDGIPPRESRISATDFTDIASIPKNCYAPFRELIQKLNVASSDVPPVSCIVSDASMSFTIGAGQELGIPGVSFWPLSGVGSMLHLYSPHLRDKMMTTLLIGSQE; encoded by the exons ATGGAAGCCCAAAGACCACATGCCGTCTGCATTCCCGGTGCAGTTCAGGGACACATATGCGCCATGCTCAAGTTAGCCAAGCTTCTTCATCACAGAGGCTTTCACATTACCTATGTTCTCACTCAATCCAACTATTCCCACATCATGGAAGCCCGAGATTTCCGCCCTCTCAATCAATCACCCACCTTCCGCTTCGAAATCATCCCCGACGGCATTCCGCCTAGGGAAAGCCGCATTAGCGCAACAGATTTCACTGATATCGCTTCGATTCCGAAGAATTGCTATGCTCCGTTCAGGGAGCTGATTCAAAAGCTAAATGTAGCCTCGTCGGATGTCCCTCCGGTCTCTTGTATAGTTTCCGATGCTAGTATGTCGTTCACTATTGGGGCTGGGCAGGAGCTTGGTATTCCAGGGGTATCGTTTTGGCCCCTTAGTGGCGTCGGGAGTATGCTGCACCTATATTCTCCTCACCTCCGTGACAAG ATGATGACTACATTATTAATTGGATCCCAGGAGTGA
- the LOC116011853 gene encoding 7-deoxyloganetin glucosyltransferase-like isoform X2, translating into MEAQRPHAVCIPSPAQGHICAMLKLAKLLHHKGFHITYVLTQLNYTHIMQARDFRPLNQTPTFRFETIPDGIPERETRNSAIDLTEMVFSVSKNCPAPFKALIQKLNAASSEDVPPVSCIVSDACMSSTTIGAAQELGIPAIMYWPFSGVGSMLHLHSPHLRDKVSINKDDYIIDWIPGVKSIRVGDIPTSAWSPDPKDPVVDYIISQVSGSYNASAVIFHTFDELEPEVCKALCSMFNRAYTIGPIPMLLKGFPENEINKIECNMWKEDQDCFQWLNSKTPKSVVYVNFGSMAVTSPDKLVELAIGLCKSQQNFLWIIRPELIYGDWSTILPPEFTDVIKGGRGYVAGWCDQEQVLNHPSIGGFLSHCGWNSIVESMTAGVAMICWSCFAEQQLNRLCCCSEWGFGLEIDLDVNRENVESVVRELMEGEKGREAKQKAMFWKKRGEAATAIGGSSFLNLDKLIGQILLSDG; encoded by the exons ATGGAAGCTCAAAGACCACATGCCGTCTGCATTCCTAGCCCAGCTCAAGGCCACATATGCGCCATGCTCAAGCTAGCTAAGCTTCTTCATCACAAAGGCTTTCACATTACCTATGTTCTCACTCAACTCAACTACACCCACATTATGCAAGCCAGAGACTTTCGCCCTCTCAATCAAACGCCCACCTTCCGCTTCGAAACCATCCCCGACGGCATTCCCGAAAGGGAAACCCGCAATAGCGCAATAGATCTCACCGAGATGGTCTTTTCGGTTTCTAAGAATTGCCCTGCTCCGTTCAAGGCGCTGATTCAAAAGCTGAACGCAGCGTCGTCGGAGGACGTTCCTCCGGTTTCTTGTATAGTTTCCGATGCTTGTATGTCGTCGACCACTATCGGAGCTGCCCAGGAGCTTGGGATTCCGGCAATAATGTATTGGCCTTTTAGTGGCGTCGGGAGTATGCTCCACCTACACTCTCCTCACCTCCGCGACAAGGTGTCAATAAACAAAG ATGACTATATTATTGATTGGATTCCGGGAGTTAAAAGTATTCGTGTAGGGGATATCCCAACCTCGGCTTGGTCGCCCGATCCAAAAGACCCCGTAGTTGACTACATAATTTCTCAAGTTTCAGGAAGCTACAATGCTTCTGCCGTCATCTTTCACACATTTGATGAGCTAGAACCCGAGGTGTGCAAAGCATTGTGTTCTATGTTCAATCGAGCCTACACTATCGGACCCATTCCAATGCTTCTCAAGGGGtttccagaaaatgaaattaacaaaattgaaTGTAATATGTGGAAAGAAGATCAAGATTGTTTTCAATGGCTCAATTCTAAAACTCCAAAATCCGTAGTTTATGTAAACTTTGGTAGCATGGCGGTTACCAGCCCTGATAAGCTGGTAGAGTTGGCAATTGGCCTATGCAAAAGCCAGCAAAACTTCTTGTGGATCATCCGCCCTGAACTCATTTACGGCGACTGGTCTACAATTCTCCCACCCGAGTTCACGGATGTAATCAAGGGCGGCAGAGGCTATGTGGCCGGTTGGTGCGATCAAGAACAAGTGTTGAACCACCCTTCCATCGGAGGGTTCTTAAGTCATTGTGGATGGAATTCGATTGTAGAAAGTATGACTGCTGGAGTGGCAATGATTTGTTGGTCATGTTTTGCCGAACAACAACTAAATCGATTGTGTTGTTGCTCTGAATGGGGGTTTGGTCTAGAGATAGACCTTGATGTTAATAGAGAGAACGTTGAAAGTGTGGTGAGAGAGTTAATGGAAGGAGAAAAGGGTAGAGAGGCGAAGCAGAAGGCAATGTTTTGGAAGAAGAGAGGTGAGGCAGCCACGGCTATTGGAGGCTCATCATTTCTGAATTTGGATAAGTTGATTGGGCAAATATTGTTGAGTGATGGCTGA
- the LOC116012552 gene encoding 7-deoxyloganetin glucosyltransferase-like isoform X1, with amino-acid sequence MEAQRPHAVCIPGAVQGHICAMLKLAKLLHHRGFHITYVLTQSNYSHIMEARDFRPLNQSPTFRFEIIPDGIPPRESRISATDFTDIASIPKNCYAPFRELIQKLNVASSDVPPVSCIVSDASMSFTIGAGQELGIPGVSFWPLSGVGSMLHLYSPHLRDKVSINSDDDYIINWIPGVNSIRLGDIPTTAWSRNPNDPIVDYTISQLSGNYKASAFIFHTFDELEPEVCTALRSMFNRAYTIGPIPLLLKGFPESEINKIECHMWKEDQDCFKWLNSKTPKSVVYVNFGSLAVTSPDKLVELAIGLCKSQQNFLWIIRPELISGGDWSAVLPPEFMDAIKGGGKGYVASWCDQEQVLNHPSVGGFLTHCGWNSIVESLSAGVAMICWSCFAEQRLNRLCCCSQWGFGLEIELDVNRENVESVVRELMEGEKGREVKQKAMFWKERGDKAIGVGGSSFSNLDKLIGEVLLNGCPQFET; translated from the exons ATGGAAGCCCAAAGACCACATGCCGTCTGCATTCCCGGTGCAGTTCAGGGACACATATGCGCCATGCTCAAGTTAGCCAAGCTTCTTCATCACAGAGGCTTTCACATTACCTATGTTCTCACTCAATCCAACTATTCCCACATCATGGAAGCCCGAGATTTCCGCCCTCTCAATCAATCACCCACCTTCCGCTTCGAAATCATCCCCGACGGCATTCCGCCTAGGGAAAGCCGCATTAGCGCAACAGATTTCACTGATATCGCTTCGATTCCGAAGAATTGCTATGCTCCGTTCAGGGAGCTGATTCAAAAGCTAAATGTAGCCTCGTCGGATGTCCCTCCGGTCTCTTGTATAGTTTCCGATGCTAGTATGTCGTTCACTATTGGGGCTGGGCAGGAGCTTGGTATTCCAGGGGTATCGTTTTGGCCCCTTAGTGGCGTCGGGAGTATGCTGCACCTATATTCTCCTCACCTCCGTGACAAGGTATCAATAAACAGCG ATGATGACTACATTATTAATTGGATCCCAGGAGTGAACAGTATTCGTTTAGGCGATATCCCAACCACGGCTTGGTCACGCAATCCAAATGACCCCATCGTCGACTACACAATTTCTCAACTTTCAGGAAACTACAAAGCTTCCGCTTTCATATTTCACACATTTGATGAGCTAGAACCCGAGGTGTGCACTGCATTGCGTTCTATGTTCAATCGAGCCTACACTATCGGACCCATTCCACTACTTCTCAAGGGGTTCCCAGAAAGTGAAATCAACAAAATTGAATGTCATATGTGGAAAGAAGATCAAGATTGTTTTAAATGGCTCAATTCTAAAACTCCAAAATCCGTAGTTTATGTAAACTTTGGTAGCTTGGCAGTTACCAGCCCTGATAAGCTGGTAGAGTTGGCAATTGGCCTATGCAAAAGCCAGCAAAACTTCTTGTGGATCATCCGCCCCGAACTCATTTCTGGCGGCGATTGGTCTGCAGTTCTCCCTCCCGAGTTTATGGATGCGATCAAGGGCGGCGGCAAAGGCTATGTGGCCAGTTGGTGCGATCAAGAACAAGTGTTGAACCACCCTTCTGTCGGAGGGTTCTTAACGCATTGTGGATGGAACTCGATTGTAGAAAGTCTGAGCGCAGGAGTGGCAATGATTTGTTGGTCATGTTTTGCCGAACAAAGACTAAACCGATTGTGTTGTTGCTCTCAATGGGGGTTTGGTCTAGAGATAGAGCTTGATGTTAATAGAGAGAACGTTGAAAGTGTGGTGAGAGAGCTAATGGAAGGAGAAAAGGGTAGAGAGGTGAAGCAGAAGGCAATGTTTTGGAAGGAGAGAGGTGATAAGGCCATTGGTGTTGGAGGCTCATCATTTTCCAATTTGGATAAGTTGATTGGGGAAGTATTGTTGAATGGTTGCCCACAGTTTGAAACCTAA